ATCTCATTTCCAAAATACCTAAGtattatgtcaaaaaaaaatcaaacaaaagctataaaagagagatagagagaagacTTATGATGGAAGACTTGTGTTTGAGATGAGTTTGTAGCTAAAGAGCCGGAGTAAATAGTTTGAGAGTTTTGACTTTTAACAACTGACTAAAAGTCGGTAACTATTTTGTGGTTTACAGCTTGCTCTATATTTTGTGGCTTACAACCGAGTAAATGTTGCAGGTAtatgtaagttttttattttttgagaaacctgCTGGGTAGATGTAAGTGGTTTCCAATTTCCAGTGCACTTTTAATActtttctatattatattatatttttaagggctattttatatcatatatatacattGATCAATATACAACTTCAGAAGCCACATAATAGGCACTTCTACTCCACATGTTTGCTTCATATATTTGTATTGATGATAGTGTATGGTTACTTAATTCAAGTAattaaatgaagtttttttttatttgatattattattaattttttgaatagggttatttgttatatttatatacttgtgtgtgtgtatatatatatatatatttttttttaacttaaaattttgttctaTCTAGTTTAgtctccataaattttttttttgactccGCCACTAGTTATAGGAAACTCACATTATGTAGGTAAATTGGTATATACAATAAAGGAAAATATAGTGTTAGCTCCTATGTAACACCATGCCCAAGTCCTTGAAACTGGGAAGCGTTGTAACTTTGTTTTCCATGTTGTGAATGTGGTGTTATTTGGGTGAAGGAAACACTAATAATTTGGGGTGATCAGTGTAATGTATTCCCTGTATTATTGTTCCATCAGTTGAAAATGTAGTCTTTTTTAGCTCCTTTTTCATCAACTTCAGGATTTAATCGAATTTTCAAGTTTCTATAGCAAGGTTTATGCTTTTACAGGCACCTGGGGCCAAAATTAAAGATAGAAATACTCAAGGACAGTGATCTTGAAGTTAATACTGATTTGCTTTTTATAGTGAGTCGGTTAATGAATTGATAAAATCAATTGTTTTGGGTTGATCTAAGATTGATGGGTCAAGTTGGAGTTTATATGTAATAGAATTCCACATCACATTTGTACTGCTACATATATTTGAATGATCCCTATGCAAGTACAATGATTTTAACTCATTGAAATTTGtaacataaaagaaaagatatttgGGAAGCAAAGATATAAAGAAGCAGTTTGTGAACAAGGAAAAATCAATTCTCTAGCTAATAGTTTGCCTAGCTTGCTACTAAATGGTCCAATTTGGCCTCATCTTCGTTTGCACTTTATATAACAGTCTTGGCAATCTTTGACGAAATAGTCAATTGTGTTGGTTTGGATAGTCCACACATGCTGTCATAAGTACCTGTTTAAACTATACaataaaagacaagaaaagaGCCAAGGAAGCACTTAGCGTAAAGTATCACAGCCACAAGGATCCCAAGAATAACCTTTTTGATTAGTTTTGCTCAACTTAATTATGTTTCAATGGCTCCTAACTCTCTGAGTTTGCTTACCACATACTTGAACCTATGAGATCTAAACAAAAATGGCTCATTTTTTCAATACAAAATCCTAGTACtacatattatatatgcaaATGGCATAAGAGGGATGTAATAGGCAATAGTGtgctgttaaaaaaaaagagagaaaaatctaCTAAGGAGTAAGGATGTCTCATTGTTTAAACAAGAATCATTACCTTTATCTAGCTCTAAACTTAGTTATTGTCACTTCATTTATAGAACAAGAAACTCCTGTGACTGAATCCAATTTTAGTATAGTAGGCATTAGTTATGGAGGGTATGTGACATATTGGATGGCTGAAATTTATCAAGATGAGGTGGAGAAGGTTGGGATTATGAGCTCTGGTATGTGTTACACTGATGACCAAAAGGAGGAGCAGTTGAAGAAGATAGGAAGGAATGTGTTTGATCTTATAGTGCCAGAGAAAGCACAAGATATGAGGCTCTTCATGAACTTGTCTATATACAAGAATAGTCCATTCAAATTGATACCAAATTTTTTCCTGATGGGGTTTGTCCAAGTAAGTTTCTTAATTATTGCTTTAGGGGCTAATTTTTAGTTGGAGATTTGAGTTTCTCTCcttaaattaatttcttttcaagCACATATCATTATTCTAAAcccaatttttaaataagattataatttattagaaattaaGCACCGATATTATCACCAAAGCAATTTAGACTGAAAAGCATGGGACTACATGCTCAATACATGTGATGGCTTTTAAAGGAACAAAAATTTCTCCAATTGTTCTTCTTTGATAAGTTATTTCTGATTAGATTGGAGATCATTTCAGCATATAGAATATTTAAAAGGATCCCAATTGcaacaataaaaagaagattTGGTTCCATGAAATGCTGATCATTCCCACCTCATTTTTATTCTAGATGATTCTCTCTGAAATTTCTCCCATCTGATACCAGATTTGTATGTTAAGCTACACCaaaatgcatatatttttaCCTCCTTTATGTATTTCACTTCCACCTCGTGAGCATATGTGCacttttgtatttctttttattgttaattATTGTTTTGAGCAATGATTATATGATATATTAATATTCCAACTCTGAATCTCGTGCTTTGTGGCAACACATTACACGCATTATTCTCTCATGCTTGGAATATATATTACACGCAGGATCTTGATGTTAATGAAAAAAGTGACATAGAGATACTACTCTTCTTACAACATAAGTTTACTCGATAGTCATTACAAAGTCGTGTGTCAAATTTGAAATACAAAACAcaatattaattaagaaattatttattatgtgCTTGATGCAGCATACCGGCACTAATCAGATTCACTATCACATTAATTTGTGAGATTTTTGTAGTAGAAGTGAACATATCTTtagcatatatttttttttataatgaaaagtgatttttcttgtttctttgacATTATACTCTCATTGAGTCATTGTAAACCTCCCAACCACTCTAGCCAATTTTCAATACCtcaatttgatttttcattCTTGTCACACTTGCTGATAGCCTGATACACTCCTAACACTCTACTTCCAGCTATGTGTGGTTCAATAAGCCAGGTgtagtatttatttttagatactATCGAAATTTCAATCAATTACGTCAGTTTCATAatgattgttctttattattaggTCAAAGCTACAATAGATTGTTGAAAATTTATGCCTTAAGGGGTTCCCTCTTGTAGTTTTATAGTCTCATTTTTTCTAAGCATAATTACACTTTTGCACTATTTagcaaaaaccaattttttttttgcacaactTATTATATAATCAAACTAAGTTAAtccaaacacaagaaaatgggaaaaatgTACTGGGGCTTCTTGAACTGAAAAATCCACATGATCTACGGACCCCAGTGAATCTATCCATGCACAAGTACACTTTCTTCAAGTGAGCCTGTGATTTTCTACTCTGcaactttttaatttaatgtGAGTTAATTAGTAGGAATAACTTTTATTACAATCCTAAAAACAAACTggtatatgtatatgtttggTGTTtctgttttgttcttttctttctttttgggacgggaattaaaatcaataaatagAATGCACTCTGAGTTGTGAAATTGAATTAGTTTAGTGGCGTTGAATTTGTCAAACATATAACAATTATTCCTCATATTTTATAGTGGTCTGTCATCTGTGTGTTGTTTTATCAGACAATATGTAAGAAGAATAGGAAGGAGAAATTAGAGCTGGCAGAGCACATGCTATCTCAAAAGGCAGATCCAAACCTTCCCATTCTAACTAAGGTAAACTCGGCTTTaatcttatttatttacatatataatcatttttttccttggtTACTTGGTCATATTTAATGCTTTAATCACTTCCACTGATTCTGCATATGTTCTGTTTATTTCATTGTTGATCTTATGGGCCAAATGTACATAAAAGTATCAAAGCAAAGGCATCTCATCAACTCACTATTATAGCCTCTTAAAATTAAATGTTAATGTCATACACATGTTACTTGCATATCTTTTATGCTCTTgaagcattttctttttctctatatgCTTTGAATATTTGCCATAGATTAACTTTGTTTTCTAAACCCCAATGAATTGGCCTAATGGTTTCCAAACCTCATGTGATTTATGAGGTCCTGGATTGAAGTCTCTTAGCAAGcactgaaaataaaaaatctctgATTATGAGGCCTCACATAGATACAGTCAAAGCAAACTTACAAAATGTAGGTAACTTAGTATATTCAAAGGGACATAAAATTTTAGCTTCTATGTAACACCATGCATGAGTCCATGAAGCTAAGGAAGAATTGCAACTTTGTTTTCCATGTTCATGTGCTGTTATTTGGGTGAAGAAAACGCTGCTAATTTGGGGTGAGAAGGATAATATCTTTCCAGTATTCCTGGCCCATCAATTGCAAAGGTAatattttttcctccttttatcAACTTCAGAATTTAAGCTCAATTTTCAAGTTACATGGTTTATGCTTTTACAGGCACTTGGGACCAGAATCAAGGTTAGCAGTACTCAAGGACAGTGGTCATGCAGTTAATATTGATTCGCCTAATATGGTGAATGAATTGATAAAATCATTTGTTTTGGGTTGATCTAAGTGTGATGTGCCAACTTAGAGTTTATATGTGAGAGAATTCCATTTCAAGTTTGTACTGCAACTTATATTTGAATGGTCCACATGGAGTTACCATGATTTTAACTTGTGCAAGTTCgctatataaaagaaaagacacaGGAAGCAAAGATACAAAGAAGTGggatattatttataatttatgcagtttgtgaccaagaaaaaatcaattatatggCTAAAAGTTTGCCTAGCTTGCAACTTAATGGTCCAATTAGTCCTCACTTTCATTTACACATGATATAACAGTCTTGGACATCTTTATCGATTATAGCCAATTTTGTTGGTTTAGCTAGTCTAGAT
The sequence above is drawn from the Castanea sativa cultivar Marrone di Chiusa Pesio chromosome 5, ASM4071231v1 genome and encodes:
- the LOC142634561 gene encoding uncharacterized protein LOC142634561; this translates as MAEIYQDEVEKVGIMSSGMCYTDDQKEEQLKKIGRNVFDLIVPEKAQDMRLFMNLSIYKNSPFKLIPNFFLMGFVQTICKKNRKEKLELAEHMLSQKADPNLPILTKKTLLIWGEKDNIFPVFLAHQLQRHLGPESRLAVLKDSGHAVNIDSPNMVNELIKSFVLG